GGAGTGCATTGCTCACCACAAAGCATATCAGGCGTCTAGACCTTCATGACTCTTATGGCGACACTCTGAACGTCTCATTGTTTCTTCCTTTCCAAGAACTACAAAGCCTCATTCTATCATATAATCGCTTCAACAATTGCATCCCAAGTGATTGTTTTAGCAACCTGGCAAAATTACACAATCTTGAGTACTTGGATCTCTCTTGGAACTATTTTGATTCTAAAGCTCTTTCTTCTTTAGCTGCATTAAGCTCTCTCAAGGCTCTCTCTCTGAAGCAATTTTGGAAAGAAACTGAGTTCTTTATTAATGGTATGCATATccattgttgttgtttgttacCCCTCTCTTGAGCAAATCATATTGATGCCAAAGCTCTAACGACTTCTTTGGATTGTAATATTAGGTTCTCTCAATGTTCACAAACAAAATCAGATGACAAGTGAACTTTGTATCAATGGTATGTATCTAGTActcatattgttgttgttgtttcttattTTGCTTACTTGCTTTGCTAATTAATCTTATTGTTCTCCATGATTGTCTAGTAATCGAGGCATTGTCCAAATTGAGCAAGCTAAAATACTTGGATATATCTTACAACTTGTTGAACATAAGTATTATTCCATATTTGAGTGGAATATCATCTCTCAACACTTTGGATCTTACCAATAATGACATGAATGAAAGTCTTGATTTAAATGGTATATAATTGCCACCCTTACCTCTATTTCCAAAGATATTGTTTATGTataattcaatttttcttttgtttttcttgaaataccctataaatgttttaaaataataacttaatttGCCATATTAGgttaacattttatatattcatgataattgaaatttctatttttgaggtaaatgtggataaaccacgatttattgaaaaagcgatCGAAATAAGAGCCTttcaccagaagtgagggggTACAACAAACATTCAGATTTCTATTGAAAAgccatataattttttttatttttttaaaaataaaatagttagaAGGCTTGAGTTTGAGATTTTCACACACAcgcatatatatgcatatcaataaaatccaaaaaatttaaatatatatgcaatattgtaattgttatttttctctctaaaaTTCTAAATTCTTCATgcatttttgtcttatttattttaaatttttaccatttataaaataatattatgtttttttttactaaaaaataagaGTAAATAATTATCTGATAATAATCTATAGTTAATTGTGGCATGTTTGCAATATTggcttgtgtatatatatatatggtccaTGGAGCCAAATGTTGAAGTAGAAAACTTTATTACTAAGAGTGGAATTTAATTTAATCCCaataaagaagcataataaagttggtaagtaaaaaaaaaagctaagaGAGTTATTGTGCATGCATAGtcatagataaatataaataagaataaactcaatgcaaataaataaaaaaacctaatattattCCATTATTTCAAGTCTCATATGACTTACAATGGAATATAGTCATAAAACGCTtagaaaattaattgaaaaaaataatcaattatttaatcaaataaataaatataaaatctaggataaaaaaaagataatatcccaattaagaaattatatttatactaGATAACCAACATTTCCAATGGTAAAAGATCTCTataaactaaaacataaaaacaattataGCAAGAGGAagcaattataataaatttggtGGGGATATGTGTACTTTGGAAAAAGGGAGGGggtgaaaaaaaattctctattCCCATGGTGTTGCATGAAAAGTCCCTTCACTAATCTAATTTAGAAGAACAATTttttaagtacatttttctTCCTCCTTAATTGTATTTGTACTTATTGTTAAGTGATAAAGCCTCTAAAATGTagataataataagaatttCAAATCCACTAACACCATTAATCCCCGTAGTGAATAAGACTTCTTTTTATCTTAATCTTTTGACTCTCACTTTTCTCTTGGGTTAAGCTTCCAAATATTATGATCTGTCATAGTcataattattcaaattatttgaGCCAACTCCACATAGATGTAGCCTAATGAATTAATATATACACCAAACACTTGTTCCATTGCaagtttatttcaaaatatggaAGCTCACTAGGTTGAATTTGAATTAAGACATTTACTAATTGTACCTTTTTTATCATAAGCATTTATTTAAGTCTattatcttaaattttatttagtttttgtgGTCATCATTTATGGTCTATTTTAATTACCACCTGTTAAATTATTTACTTCCTTTGTTGCCATCATTTATGGCCTATTCTAatttatcaatgaaaaaaaatgatatatctaTAATGGCATATCAGCATGTCAGGCTTGGTACAATATGAGTATATATGAGAACTTACACTTGTTTGGGATCTCACTGAATGAGATCACAGCCTGGATAGAAGCATCATCACTCTAAACATACAAAATGGTGGTCTTTCTTCATCACTCTAAACATACAAAATGGTGGTCTTTCCTTCATTCCATCCTTTGAATATATAGTGCTTTGGTTTATATTTTGTTGTGATAATTTGAAGAAAAGTTCACTATCATTGGGCTTCTTTTTAATAAGTGACAAGTTCAGAAGCATCGAATTATAGGCCAGGATGGCagcaaacaaattttaaatatatatatatatatatatatatatatatatatgaggccACATCTACTAGGTATGTCCCTAGAGTTGAATTTTAGGGATTATGAATCTCAACCATTGAATCGTTATCGAATGGATGGCATCAATCTCATTTTTGATTTACTGTGCTTAGGAATAGTAGTACAGTAAATATgcacaatgttttaatttgaaCCATTTAATCATGTTTACAAAGTACTCTAATCAATCACAACAGTTAAAACTTATTTCTACTAGAATAACAGtgcagaaataaaaaacaaaacaccaacCTAACTACCTATTCGGAGACCAAGTACACTCGGGAGCAACTGTTCATACTACTGTTACTGTGCCAATTCTCTTTATCTTTCACATGCATTTTCTCTCACATACTTTTTAATATCTGGGGATGTTCTACGAACGCCCCCAGATGACttaatgtctatatatataatatatatatataacaagatgCACACAcccaaaactaaataataaaaaaaacactagcatttcattaaataaaatacagcAAGGATGATGGTATATTTTAACTTCATTTACTGTAAATTTTTTACAGAATTTAGTAAACTAAACAATCTGGTGGAGTTGGATATATCTGGGAATAATTTTACTGGAGTTAGCTCTTTTATGTCGAAGGAGTGGACATCTCTTAGAAGATTGTATATAGATGGCAACGAGCTTAATGGCACATCTTTGGCAGGTAATAATTgcttaatattataaaattattatttatttatttatttattgattctaATAGCAACAGGGTTTGTTCCCCCTCAAATAAGCAATCCTCAAGTCATAGATAAACTCCTCAGAATGCTTATGATAGAAAATACAATTTCAGTGTATATTAAGTTCACTAAATGTTACTAGTTCCAATTATTaatcttattatttaaaaaaaataaatcatttagcTTCGCCAAATGATTTATGGTTAAATTGGGTTTTAATAattaatgctattttttttttcaggacTGTGCAAGATAAAGAATTTTGAAGAATTAGGTGTTAGCCATAATAATTTGAAGGGAAATATTCCAGTGTGTATTGGAAATCTATCATCTCTCAAACATATTGATATTTCCTACAATCAGTTCGGAACACTCTTTTCTTCATCTGTCATAAAAAACCTCACTCTGCACAAGTATGCAATTTTTTCAGACAATAACTTTGAAGGCATCCTCTCAATAGACTTATTTTCTAATAACATAGATCTCAAAGTGTTGGATCTTTCAAACAATTATCAACTAGAAGTCCAAACCCAACATCTAAGAATGATGCCGCCATTTCAACTAAATGAAATTTCCTTATCTAATTGCATTCTTAGCAGGCCATCTAGTTTTATCCCCACATTCTTGTCCAATCAATACATGATAGAGTACATTGATTTTTCAAAGTACTGGTCTTAAAGGAAACATTCCACCATggttattcaaaaataagactAAATTGAACGGTTTAAATTTGAGAAATAACTCGTTAAGAGAGGACCACTTATCTTTCCATCCTATAaagtaaatttattattatttgatatctCTAATAATGAACTCGCTGGAGAAATTCCAAACAACATTGGTTATGTCCTCCTTGATATTGAATACTTGCGCATGTCACATAACTTTCTACAAGGTGCTATCCCTTCCTCCTTCGGAAATTTGAACCATGTAAAGCTTGTAGACTTATCATATAATCATCTATCTGGTGTGTTGCCATGTATAAAAAATCTTTCATACCTTATAGCTCTCAATATTAGAGAGAATAAATTGGAAGGAAATCTAACATCGGAATTTTGCCATTTGTCAAATGTTGCATACTTGgatctttctaaaaataatttctctGGTTTAGTTCCTTCTTGCATTAACATGCCTTTTTTgcattatttgaatttaaatggAAATCGCCTAATAGGACCTTTTCCAAATGCAATATTAGGCAGCCCTCTAATTGCATTAGACATGGGAAACAACAATTTTATTGGTAATATCCCAAGTAAGATGTGGACAAGCCtcaactatttaaaaataatttctttggAAGGGAACTATATTGAGGGAGAACTATCTGGAGAAATATGCAAGTTGCAATATCTTCGAGTACTTGATCTTTCTCAAAATAAGTTACATGGAAACATACTTTCATGCCTTCATTATATGGGGTCCAGTGAGTATGTGGCTTGAAGCCATTTTAGACATTGGTTATGAATCATCTAAACCAAACAAAGAATTCTTTTGGTATCATATCAATGGTCAGCTAAGTAGTGCTATAACAGCTGAAATTGGAGATATTGGGtttttaacaaaaagaaaatcatatagTTACGAAGGGGACATCCTAAACTACTTATATGGACTAGATTTATCTGAAAACCAATTTGATGGGAAAATCCCAGAGGAGGTTGGTGAGATGACTTTGCTCCGAGCTTTGAATTTCTCTAGCAATCACTTGACTGGTCCAATACCCGCTAcattgtcaaggttgacaaatATTGAAAGCTTGGACCTCTCCCACAACATGTTGATTGGCCGCATACCTTTGCAATTGATAGAGCTTCATTTCTTACAAGTCTTCTCAGTGGCATACAATAACCTTTCTGGTCCAACATTAGGAATGGTCTCTCAGTTCGGTACGTTTGATGAAAGGAGCTATGAAGGGAACCCTTATCTTTGTGGTCCTCCATTGGTGAAGAAGTGCACCTTCATGGTACCATCTCCAGAGCTAAGTCAAGTTGCTAATGAtcatgatgatgaagaagaagtaatGGACCATATCATATTTTTTGCATCATTTGCATTTGGTTTCATCATAGGTTTTTGGGGATGGATGGCTCTATTATACTTCAGGAAATGATGGaaatatttcttcttccttGTTATTGATCAGTACGTGAAGGAAGTCCTTGGATGCAAGTAATCATCTAATGAAAATGAAGTCACTTCGGTAGCCATTTGTTCTTCTCATGTTTCAAGTCCTCTTAAATCATGTTGGTATGGTGTTTGTTGTACCCAAATCTCCAATTAAAGATCTTATCATTTCAAATTGTCTTCTACTCTTAATTTGATCTTTGGCTCAAACTCATACTCCATTGTTTGATTGTGCTCACACTCATCAAAGAATCATAAATGAAAAAAGTTTTGAGCTTGATGATTCAAATTACTTAAGAATTTCAAATGAATCTTGTTTCTCACGTGGGTTTCTTGAACTCTTAAGAATTCATGTTTCATGAATCAAAGAACTTTAAGCCGTGGAGTTGCAGACTGAAAACTAATGAAATTCTTTCAAGACATGTAAAAGTACTTGTTTGTTAAGTGAACCCAAACGATATAATTACAGTGATATGGGATTTGAACATCCTGAAACTTTTATTTGCTTCTACCCCTTATTGTTCTTAATCTTTACATCAAAtatatgatttgttttatttttattagtaaatttaATGCTTTGTTA
This region of Dioscorea cayenensis subsp. rotundata cultivar TDr96_F1 unplaced genomic scaffold, TDr96_F1_v2_PseudoChromosome.rev07_lg8_w22 25.fasta BLBR01000998.1, whole genome shotgun sequence genomic DNA includes:
- the LOC120255434 gene encoding receptor-like protein 56, coding for MAYQHVRLEFSKLNNLVELDISGNNFTGVSSFMSKEWTSLRRLYIDGNELNGTSLAGLCKIKNFEELGVSHNNLKGNIPVCIGNLSSLKHIDISYNQFGTLFSSSVIKNLTLHKYAIFSDNNFEGILSIDLFSNNIDLKVLDLSNNYQLEVQTQHLRMMPPFQLNEISLSNCILSRPSSFIPTFLSNQYMIEYIDFSKGPLIFPSYKVNLLLFDISNNELAGEIPNNIGYVLLDIEYLRMSHNFLQGAIPSSFGNLNHVKLVDLSYNHLSVSMWLEAILDIGYESSKPNKEFFWYHINGQLSSAITAEIGDIGFLTKRKSYSYEGDILNYLYGLDLSENQFDGKIPEEVGEMTLLRALNFSSNHLTGPIPATLSRLTNIESLDLSHNMLIGRIPLQLIELHFLQVFSVAYNNLSGPTLGMVSQFGTFDERSYEGNPYLCGPPLVKKCTFMVPSPELSQVANDHDDEEEVMDHIIFFASFAFGFIIGFWGWMALLYFRK